A stretch of Fusarium fujikuroi IMI 58289 draft genome, chromosome FFUJ_chr10 DNA encodes these proteins:
- a CDS encoding related to membrane protein: MRLKRSKTKEESSMGDDEASFHAFNSPKRLPAWLDHFNAKDLKILFKCSLAVWILTLFIYISDTLRVLGQSAFFGCVVLFIMPPSGVVFIHFAAGVMICVGLALGWAWGVITMKAALATRPLADLQQRYAELQQSMPQNTTNVDQASGQATYQQIAIYEGFMLDTRVSVTYFCMMGLFVYLMARLRVSAPNLMLVSMFSMIVADIYFTTAPLIPTFNGTIPKVLILPSAIAVGVGVVCNLLFFPQSTSQITLGSMADLLRPMNGYVKALTWHFKTRARFEPEQLQALKSTLTVSFKSVESAVKFLPLDFSYRRWSPEDIKSFQEPLRQVLVSFGELLQMSISREELFAKDEALTKAAEELEKSDNEKHPLAYHIAKAADLRELTRHPDTEEMIVKAIDALSLCATPLLQTLEQSVNAIIEAFSGASQNDTISQHEQILASLQEALEDFEDTAAEQLIAPHAHLFDANGKVIYNDHRAPPLLGLMSGLLYQERLINLTKNIGGVLERAIEVERVRTSKRVWLPKGLQHIFSLGLSQDAPPSTIPNSNDLTRTMSVISKPEKKRGLFSKKRKEKEDPEGARTTATILESMEQPTSRRRSKSSLVFLALINFFTGVEGLHALRALVLTIALAVPAVIPSSAGFYYREKGLWALIMAQMALEPYMSDFTSGILIRTLGTVAGGILGLLCWYIGSGNGPGNPYGLAAIMAVAVIGMMWWRLFAPPQHMAAGIMLTSTMYMVMSYSWVDTHIPSYGNPGVGYEVFWRRILLVLIGFGAAVLVALLPRPLSGNRHYRQILSSQLSSIRDRYALLISVWRSPPDDFVEVIEKQATTTEELLNSIALPILKTKFEFSTSNIDTETLSRANHLCNNLNVFLAQFSMTATKLPLPVRERFFYRVSAGDENLIADLMSTMTLLQHSLMSGEPLPAILPTPLVGRAIQFRRLRGDFQDEGNSKEYLAKQEGRQWSAAVYSFVRFLGTLDELVIVVKKSVGERSHINAEALGGSIY, translated from the exons ATGAGGCTGAAACGGTCGAAAACGAAAGAGGAGAGCTCAATGGGAGATGACGAGGCGTCTTTCCATGCTTTCAACAGCCCCAAGCGACTCCCGGCTTGGCTGGACCACTTCAATGCCAAGGACCTCAAGATTTTGTTCAAGTGCTCTTTGGCTGTTTGGATCCTCACCTTGTTTATCTACATCAGCGACACGCTAAGAGTTCTCGGTCAGTCGGCATTCTTCGGATG TGTTGTCCTATTCATCATGCCGCCTTCGGGCGTCGTATTCATCCACTTCGCAGCCGGAGTTATGATCTGCGTCGGTCTTGCGCTCGGCTGGGCCTGGGGAGTCATCACGATGAAAGCTGCTCTGGCGACGAGGCCTCTGGCTGATTTACAGCAACGCTACGCTGAATTACAACAATCAATGCCTCAAAACACGACCAATGTTGACCAAGCATCGGGTCAGGCAACCTATCAACAAATAGCCATCTACGAAGGCTTCATGTTGGATACTCGCGTATCGGTCACGTACTTCTGCATGATGGGATTGTTTGTCTATCTAATG GCGCGTCTGCGAGTTTCTGCTCCCAACTTGATGCTCGTGTCCATGTTTTCCATGATTGTCGCCGACATCTACTTCACCACAGCACCGCTTATTCCGACTTTCAACGGCACCATACCGAAAGTCTTGATCCTGCCAAGTGCCATCGCAGTTGGCGTTGGAGTTGTTTGCAATTTGTTGTTTTTCCCGCAATCAACCTCTCAAATCACCCTTGGAAGCATGGCAGACCTTCTCCGCCCCATGAATGGGTACGTGAAGGCTCTGACATGGCATTTCAAGACGAGAGCCAGGTTTGAGCCCGAGCAGCTACAAGCCTTGAAGAGTACCTTGACAGTGTCCTTCAAGAGCGTCGAAAGTGCCGTCAAGTTTCTACCTTTAGACTTTTCTTATCGACGATGGAGTCCTGAAGACATCAAGTCTTTTCAAGAACCACTACGACAAGTACTGGTATCCTTCGGCGAGTTATTACAGATGTCAATCTCTCGCGAAGAGCTTTttgccaaagatgaagctcTAACCAAAGCGGCcgaggaacttgagaagtCTGACAACGAGAAGCACCCTCTGGCTTACCATATTGCGAAAGCGGCTGATCTACGTGAGCTCACAAGACATCCTGATACTGAAGAGATGATTGTCAAAGCCATCGATGCACTGTCCTTATGCGCTACTCCCTTGCTGCAGACACTCGAGCAAAGCGTCAATGCCATCATCGAAGCATTCTCAGGAGCTTCTCAAAACGACACAATCAGTCAACATGAGCAGATCCTAGCATCGTTGCAAGAAGCGCTCGAAGACTTCGAAGACACGGCTGCAGAGCAACTAATCGCCCCTCATGCTCATCTCTTCGATGCCAACGGCAAGGTTATCTACAATGATCACCGCGCACCTCCTCTACTTGGCTTGATGTCTGGTCTTCTATATCAGGAACGACTCATCAACCTGACAAAGAATATTGGAGGGGTTCTCGAGAGAGCTatcgaggttgagagggTACGAACATCGAAGCGAGTATGGCTACCCAAAGGCCTCCAGCACATTTTCTCGCTCGGCCTGTCCCAAGATGCACCGCCTTCCACGATTCCCAACTCTAACGATCTCACTCGAACAATGTCCGTCATTTCCAAAcctgagaagaagcgaggtctcttcagcaagaagcgaaaggaaaaggaagacCCTGAAGGGGCAAGAACAACAGCCACCATTCTGGAAAGTATGGAACAGCCGACGAGCCGCCGACGAAGCAAATCAAGTCTGGTCTTCTTGGCGCTTATCAACTTCTTTACGGGTGTCGAGGGTCTTCACGCTCTTCGTGCGCTCGTCTTGACTATTGCCCTCGCCGTTCCTGCAGTGATACCATCGTCAGCTGGCTTCTACTATCGCGAAAAGGGTCTATGGGCTCTGATCATGGCTCAGATGGCTCTCGAACCTTATATGTCCGACTTCACATCTGGAATTCTCATTCGTACCCTCGGCACTGTAGCTGGAGGTATCCTGGGTCTTTTGTGCTGGTACATTGGATCTGGTAATGGTCCTGGAAACCCATACGGCTTAGCTGCCATCATGGCAGTCGCCGTCATCGGTATGATGTGGTGGAGATTGTTTGCTCCGCCACAACATATGGCCGCAGGTATCATGCTTACGTCAACTATGTACATGGTCATGTCTTATAGTTGGGTGGATACGCATATTCCCAGTTACGGCAATCCTGGAGTCGGGTACGAGGTCTTCTGGCGGCgaatccttcttgtccttatCGGTTTCGGCGCAGCCGTCCTTGTTGCGCTTCTCCCCCGACCCCTTTCCGGAAACAGACATTATCGACAAATCCTATCCAGCCAGTTGTCAAGTATTAGAGACCGCTATGCCCTTCTGATCTCAGTCTGGCGCTCGCCTCCTGATGATTTCGTCGAGGTCATCGAGAAGCAGGCTACCACGACCGAAGAGCTGCTCAACTCCATCGCCCTTCCAATCCTAAAGACCAAATTTGAGTTTTCAACCTCAAACATCGATACTGAAACGCTCAGCCGCGCCAACCATCTTTGCAACAATCTCAACGTCTTCCTGGCACAGTTTAGCATGACCGCGACGAAGCTACCACTCCCAGTCCGCGAGAGGTTCTTCTATCGCGTGAGCGCAGGCGACGAAAACCTGATCGCTGACCTGATGTCAACCATGACCCTTCTCCAGCATTCGCTGATGTCTGGAGAGCCACTCCCAGCCATTTTGCCAACGCCTTTGGTGGGCCGGGCGATCCAGTTCAGGAGGTTACGGGGAGACTTTCAAGATGAGGGCAACTCTAAGGAATACCTAGCAaagcaagaaggaagacAGTGGTCAGCAGCGGTTTATTCGTTTGTGAGATTTTTGGGCACGCTTGACGAGCTTGTTATAGTCGTGAAGAAGTCTGTTGGTGAAAGATCACATATCAATGCGGAAGCATTAGGAGGCAGTATATACTAG
- a CDS encoding related to quinate transport protein codes for MAKALGTFRAFYLVALCCVGSFLFAYDTGIVGGILTFPSFQRDFRYTTKDKASVGSLSTSLLQAGAFFSCFFIWPFTARFGRCWSLVLASAIFNVGAVVQTINTHHLAGFYIARFVSGVGVGMATVIVPMYSAEMAPKNIRGMLGSMFQFFFTLGVMTSYWVDYAASIHIPDDSSAQWQLPVGLQLVPGTILGLGMLFTKESTRWLAKTNRREEALQSLIWVRGGDSPEVQEEFGEIVRSIDEENRIKAGLTWKELTEPVNRYRLGLIIALQIGVQLTGNTSMAYYAPQIFGLVGAGQDKLLLTGFFGLVKVVACLFFLLFLVERIGRRGSLLGGAGLMGTYMLIVAILTVKFPPNPDAGLTPPSIASLTMIYLEAMSYNISWGPVPWVYTGEIFSSRTREAGIAISTSTQWLFNFVFSQATPHAVKNLGWRTFLMFSIFNFALVVFVWFFITETKGKSLEEMEDLFARRAGVTIARPVEDGVGSEKELKREVVMQSAKSN; via the exons ATGGCGAAGGCTCTTGGAACCTTCAGAGCATTCTACCTCGTAGCGTTATGCTGCGTtggttcttttctttttgcctATGACACCGGTATTGTTGGTGGAATTCTGACCTTCCCGAGCTTCCAACGGGATTTCCGATATACCACCAAGGACAAAGCCAGTGTCGGTTCACTATCCACGAGTCTTTTGCAAGCTGGCG ctttcttctcctgcttcttcatctggccCTTCACCGCTCGATTTGGCCGCTGCTGGTCTCTTGTTCTGGCCTCGGCTATTTTCAATGTCGGCGCCGTGGTTCAAACCATCAATACTCATCATCTCGCCGGATTTTACATTGCTCGATTTGTCTCGGGAGTCGGCGTTGGCATGGCCACTGTGATAGTGCCCATGTACTCAGCTGAGATGGCACCGAAAAATATCCGTGGCATGCTTGGTAGCATGTTCCAGTTCTTCTTTACCTTGGGAGTCATGACTTCGTACTGGGTTGATTATGCAGCGAGCATCCATATCCCTGATGACAGCAGCGCCCAGTGGCAACTACCGGTCGGTTTACAGCTTGTTCCCGGCACTATTCTTGGCTTAGGAATGCTCTTCACAAAGGAGAGTACTCGTTGGCTGGCCAAGACAAATCGTCGTGAGGAGGCTTTGCAATCTTTGATATGGGTACGCGGTGGAGATTCTCcagaagtccaagaaga ATTTGGCGAGATTGTTCGCAGCATCGACGAAGAGAACCGTATCAAGGCTGGCTTGACTTGGAAAGAGCTTACTGAACCCGTCAACCGTTACCGACTCGGCCTTATCATTGCTTTGCAAATCG GCGTTCAACTCACCGGCAACACCTCCATGGCGTACT ATGCTCCTCAGATTTTCGGTCTAGTTGGTGCCGGCCAGGACAAGCTTCTGCTTACCGGCTTCTTCGGTCTTGTCAAAGTCGTGGCGTGTCTTTTCTTCCTGCTATTCCTCGTTGAACGAATCGGTCGTCGTGGCTCCCTGCTAGGAGGGGCAGGCCTCATGGGCACTTACATGCTCATCGTGGCAATCTTGACAGTCAAGTTTCCTCCGAACCCTGATGCTGGACTGACCCCTCCTTCTATTGCCTCTCTGACTATGATTTATCTCGAAGCCATGAGCTACAATATCTCTTGGGGGCCTGTACCGTGGGTTTACACTGGTGAGATCTTTAGCAGCCGGACTCGCGAGGCTGGCATTGCCATCAGCACTTCAACGCAATGGCTGTTCAACTTCGTCTTTTCTCAAGCCACTCCCCACGCTGTCAAGAACCTTGGCTGGAGGACATTTCTCATGTTCTCAATTTTCAATTTCGCGCTTGTTGTATTTGTCTGGTTCTTTATCACGGAGACCAAAGGCAAGTCTCtagaagaaatggaagatC TCTTTGCCCGTCGGGCTGGCGTCACTATTGCGAGACCTGTAGAAGACGGAGTAGGAAGTgagaaggagttgaagagagAGGTTGTAATGCAGTCTGCCAAGTCGAACTAG
- a CDS encoding probable sulfatase, translated as MDSRPNILFIMADDHASKAISAYGAGINNTPNLDRIAKNGMLFNHCYVTNSICTPSRAAILTGTYNHVNGVMTLDNHINKHMPNVAKHMRTGGYRTAIVGKWHLGEGEPHEPTGFDYWSVLPGQGDYWDPEFIEMPPGDKGAAVERHETGYVTDIITDKCLEWITATESSGKPFFVMCHHKAPHRSWECDTKHKSLYADKPIKVPETYDDDYKNRAKAARVAKMRVAEDLTYQDLGLVQPDGGRSVGERVTQESGSAQRKIPTDPSIKLIDKDDGTVFTFTTPGELSAFKFQRYMQRYLRVIQSVDDNVGRMLDYLDQKGLTENTLVIYTSDQGFFLGEHGWFDKRFMYEESFQMPFLAQFPKQIPAGSISNEIFCNIDFAPTFLELAGIRIPNYMQGRSALPLMRGGPVTGPEWENVAYHRYWMHNDVIHQAYAHYGCRNQRYKLIYWYNEDLGVVGARPGRADNINEPEEKEWELFDCEKDPLELFNLYNDSAYSDVVKHMTALLEAKMEHIGDDPIHLRLSGPSKGVPAVVKYAEQNGVRPEDALKQRL; from the coding sequence ATGGACTCGCGGCCAAAtattctcttcatcatggcagaTGACCATGCATCCAAAGCCATCAGTGCTTACGGCGCTGGCATAAACAATACGCCAAACCTCGATCGGATTGCCAAAAATGGCATGCTATTCAATCACTGCTATGTAACAAACTCCATCTGTACACCATCTCGAGCGGCCATTCTTACAGGAACATACAACCACGTGAACGGGGTCATGACGCTCGACAACCATATCAACAAACATATGCCCAACGTAGCGAAGCATATGCGCACAGGCGGTTACCGTACGGCAATTGTGGGCAAGTGGCATTTGGGCGAAGGTGAACCACACGAGCCGACGGGTTTCGACTACTGGAGCGTCTTGCCAGGACAAGGGGACTACTGGGACCCCGAGTTCATCGAAATGCCCCCCGGCGACAAAGGCGCAGCCGTCGAGCGTCACGAAACAGGCTATGTCACGGACATCATCACCGACAAGTGCCTCGAGTGGATAACTGCAACTGAGAGCTCTGGCAAGCCGTTCTTTGTGATGTGCCATCACAAAGCCCCTCACCGATCTTGGGAATGCGATACAAAGCACAAGAGCCTGTATGCCGACAAGCCGATCAAGGTTCCAGAGACGTACGACGATGACTACAAGAATAGAGCTAAAGCTGCCAGAGTGGCCAAAATGCGCGTGGCTGAGGACTTGACATATCAGGATCTTGGGCTCGTTCAGCCAGATGGCGGTCGGTCGGTAGGCGAGCGTGTCACCCAAGAGTCTGGCTCAGCCCAACGCAAGATCCCAACAGACCCGAGTATTAAACTGATTGacaaagatgatggcacCGTTTTCACTTTCACTACACCTGGCGAGCTGTCTGCCTTCAAGTTCCAACGCTACATGCAGCGGTACCTGCGCGTGATCCAATCTGTGGATGACAACGTTGGGCGCATGCTGGACTATCTTGACCAAAAGGGCCTTACGGAGAATACTCTTGTTATTTACACCTCGGACCAGGGCTTTTTCTTAGGTGAGCATGGATGGTTCGACAAAAGGTTCATGTACGAGGAATCTTTCCAGATGCCCTTCCTAGCGCAGTTCCCGAAGCAAATTCCAGCCGGCTCTATCAGCAACGAGATATTCTGCAACATCGACTTTGCCCCGACCTTCCTCGAGCTGGCCGGCATCAGGATCCCGAACTATATGCAAGGCAGGTCGGCACTGCCTCTGATGCGCGGGGGTCCCGTGACGGGCCCGGAATGGGAGAATGTCGCGTACCACCGTTACTGGATGCACAACGATGTAATTCACCAGGCCTATGCGCACTACGGATGCCGCAATCAGCGGTATAAGCTCATTTACTGGTACAACGAGGACCTTGGAGTTGTAGGCGCGCGGCCAGGAAGGGCAGACAATATTAATGAGCCAGAGGAAAAGGAGTGGGAGCTTTTTGATTGCGAGAAGGACCctcttgagctcttcaactTGTACAATGATAGTGCGTATAGTGACGTGGTCAAGCACATGACGGCTCTCCTCGAGGCCAAGATGGAGCATATTGGCGATGATCCGATCCATCTCCGGCTGAGTGGCCCAAGCAAAGGTGTCCCAGCGGTAGTCAAGTATGCAGAACAGAACGGCGTGCGACCCGAGGATGCGCTGAAGCAGAGGTTGTGA
- a CDS encoding related to nitrate assimilation regulatory protein nirA yields the protein MPPLGTLHFPANTGRCSFIAIQIIHISQTGPIHKPTSIGREKDGIQWITNSISATSGFLPMHTSLKHVFNANSARPSPSRKRLRGARACSSCRLKKIKCSATLPACVACRQKDIRCIYPPLKRYRRAPEGYLFDETTLEEEEAPQPESSFMEREQDLQSVSGNSTSPPATDLAEQQQQQQKEPEEQQELEHDHQHDLVIGQEHELEHEPQQQDEADQRLEHQQHQPQRKELPWQRQSAGHPERYEETATIPLSSPTGSSVSWHPSSTGSVARSSGYSGPSRGQLDSLLDVFFKFIYPMPSYGFLHPETTRRRCRSFDVHRALPASICAVATLYLRREVDLDLNHRLDSSRRTLNNKVASAEDTGTWIRMAEESIWRSLESPSITKLQALLLVIHYYIETELFQRAFMLTATAARFATTMRLNYERHDLQPVAREVRRRTLWSLKMVERYFSIGLAEFDSLPMEVIYIDVPCSEEDFMAMANGHEIHVTGKDQVDGEHQNYRGDGGTYGLVMQLEAIRCDIMKLSRKIALLETPLCNLTDLFSHHLQTLACMEKPAPILEALLSVDGALQSPGSCSNGDGSISRWLPRLLLAHISWHQAHCDINRILLPGYSEAAPAAVLVGHDYQAFLDAEAQCLHHAMRIIYILTALNQHSTQHHVLEFDTAICAYHATRLILFISRFGQGPARPSPEFAVSRAELCLAALKRFFRFSALVSPIIRELEESITIFSKQQKNKRNLPSDQSAAAANTTPFAGTLSDETQPGFSGTTANEICTPDSSPATAPAINGEPGEGQTLQSEIHHLSSLQSQNRSDGHFSEAVRARQRLAVHSLLRRAELSNIEREDEEYQSSHIDEVSPGSDAPRHPAFSTRDNQQSPSARYNHGASQEERPRVVGASTATADTTAGSQSAKPHPKTYSITNNQPTKDKPRAHTAKPHGQEPTSTRSPAVPGLFAWWAPQDWAWLLEDQLMELGAST from the exons ATGCCCCCCTTGGGAACTCTCCACTTCCCCGCAAACACGGGTCGCTGCAGTTTCATTGCCATCCAAATCATCCACATCTCACAAACTGGGCCAATTCACAAGCCGACAAGCATCGGTCgcgagaaggatggcatCCAATGGATTACGAACAGCATATCGGCCACTTCAGGCTTCTTACCAATGCATACATCCCTCAAACATGTTTTCAATGCAAACAGCGCAAG GCCGTCACCGTCGAGGAAACGCCTCAGAGGAGCTCGCGCCTGTTCTTCCTGTCGtcttaagaagattaagtGCTCGGCGACGCTTCCAGCATGTGTCGCATGTCGGCAGAAGGACATCAGGTGCATTTATCCGCCACTTAAGCGTTATCGACGCGCTCCAGAAGGTTATTTGTTTGACGAAACCACattggaggaggaagaggcacCTCAACCCGAATCCTCCTTTATGGAAAGAGAACAAGACTTACAGTCTGTCTCCGGAAACTCAACCAGTCCTCCCGCTACTGATTTAgccgagcagcagcaacaacagcaaaagGAACCGGAGGAGCAGCAGGAGCTTGAACACGATCATCAACACGACCTTGTGATTGGCCAGGAGCATGAATTGGAGCACGAACCTCAGCAACAGGATGAGGCCGACCAGCGACTGgagcatcaacagcatcagccCCAAAGAAAAGAACTGCCCTGGCAGCGGCAATCTGCCGGACATCCTGAAAGGTACGAAGAAACAGCAACAATACCGCTGTCTTCGCCCACAGGCTCATCAGTGTCGTggcatccatcatcaacaggGTCTGTAGCAAGAAGCTCAGGGTATAGTGGCCCAAGCCGCGGTCAACTAGACAGCCTCCTTGAcgtcttcttcaagttcaTCTATCCCATGCCATCATACGGATTTCTACATCCAGAAACCACCAGGAGAAGATGCCGTTCTTTTGATGTGCATCGCGCCCTTCCTGCTTCAATTTGCGCGGTTGCAACGCTGTACCTGCGCAGGGAAGTTGATCTCGATCTCAATCATCGACTGGACTCGAGTCGAAGAACGCTGAACAACAAAGTTGCCTCCGCTGAGGATACGGGCACGTGGATCAGGATGGCCGAGGAGAGCATCTGGAGAAGTCTCGAATCGCCGAGTATCACCAAACTCCAGGCCCTTCTCCTCGTAATTCACTATTACATAGAGACGGAGCTTTTTCAGAGAGCTTTTATGTTGACAGCCACGGCTGCTCGCTTCGCCACGACGATGCGACTCAATTACGAGCGACATGACCTTCAGCCAGTTGCGCGAGAGGTGCGCCGTCGTACTCTCTGGTCCCTAAAAATGGTTGAGCGCTATTTCTCGATTGGCCTCGCCGAGTTCGACTCGCTGCCAATGGAAGTCATCTACATCGACGTTCCGTGCAGCGAGGAAGACTTCATGGCAATGGCCAATGGCCACGAAATTCATGTTACTGGAAAGGATCAAGTCGACGGCGAACACCAAAATTACCGCGGTGATGGGGGCACCTACGGGCTTGTTATGCAGCTAGAAGCAATTCGATGTGATATAATGAAGCTTTCTAGGAAAATCGCGCTGCTAGAAACGCCGTTATGTAATCTCACAGACCTCTTCAGCCACCACTTACAAACACTAGCATGCATGGAGAAACCAGCACCGATCCTGGAAGCTCTCTTAAGCGTGGATGGAGCACTCCAGTCTCCTGGCAGTTGTAGTAATGGCGACGGGTCAATCTCCCGATGGCTCCCTCGTCTATTGCTGGCCCACATCTCATGGCACCAAGCACACTGCGATATCAACCGCATCCTTCTACCTGGATACTCTGAGGCTGCTCCCGCTGCCGTGCTCGTTGGCCATGACTACCAGGCCTTCCTTGATGCTGAAGCTCAGTGCTTGCACCACGCAATGCGAATCATCTACATACTTACCGCGCTCAACCAGCACAGCACGCAACACCACGTCCTCGAATTCGACACGGCTATTTGTGCTTATCATGCCACCCGTctgatcctcttcatctctcgATTCGGTCAAGGACCTGCTCGGCCGTCACCGGAATTCGCTGTTAGCCGTGCCGAGCTTTGCCTAGCTGCGCTCAAGAGATTCTTCCGATTCTCGGCACTCGTAAGTCCTATCATTAGGGAACTAGAGGAGTCTatcaccatcttctcaaagcaGCAAAAGAATAAACGAAATCTTCCCAGCGACCAGTCAGCTGCCGCAGCAAACACAACACCTTTTGCGGGAACTCTATCTGATGAAACCCAACCAGGCTTCTCAGGGACTACAGCCAACGAGATATGCACACCCGACTCCAGCCCAGCTACTGCACCGGCGATCAACGGCGAACCCGGAGAGGGTCAGACTCTGCAGAGTGAGATCCATCATCTGTCCTCGCTACAGAGTCAAAACAGATCAGACGGTCACTTTTCCGAAGCTGTGCGTGCTCGACAGCGCTTGGCTGTACACAGTCTCTTGCGCCGAGCTGAATTGTCAAATATTGAACGCGAAGACGAAGAGTACCAGAGCTCCCATATTGACGAAGTATCTCCTGGTTCTGACGCACCTCGGCACCCGGCCTTTTCGACGAGGGACAACCAACAAAGTCCTTCCGCACGGTACAACCATGGCGCTTCTCAAGAGGAGAGACCTCGCGTCGTTGGTGCATCGACCGCTACTGCTGATACGACCGCAGGATCGCAATCAGCAAAACCCCATCCGAAAACTTACTCTATAACCAACAATCAGCCTACCAAAGACAAGCCTCGAGCTCATACGGCCAAACCTCATGGCCAAGAGCCAACGAGCACTCGCAGCCCTGCTGTGCCTGGTCTCTTCGCGTGGTGGGCTCCCCAGGACTGGGCATGGCTCCTGGAGGATCAACTCATGGAATTGGGCGCAAGCACGTGA